The following are from one region of the Nicotiana tabacum cultivar K326 chromosome 3, ASM71507v2, whole genome shotgun sequence genome:
- the LOC107761724 gene encoding putative pectate lyase P59, translating into MGGPKLINLSLFLFSTFLAIIPSLNGHIGNFDEVWRRRAQEAEEWALKAYEPDPVNVTLAFAKQTRESMKELKEVNKLSTNETRRELRGFHKIYAGPCLVTNPIDRCWRCQGNWADNRKRLADCAMGFGKGTTGGKAGQFYVVTDSSDDSSNPKPGTLRHAVIQKEPLWIIFAKSMTIRLHQELIMQSDKTIDGRGVNVHIAYGAGITLQYVKNVIIHGLHIHDIVVGNGGMVISAVDHVGIRTQSDGDGISIFGSSNIWIDHVSMWRCSDGLIDAVEGSTAITISNGHFTDHNEVMLFGASDSSSIDQRMQITVAFNHFGKRLVQRMPRCRWGFIHVVNNDYTHWNMYAIGGSQHPTIISQGNRFIAPPDMFKKEITKRDYAPESVWKQWTWRSQGDLFMNGAFFVESGDPDWTKKHQNLFDGISSAPGEQVTWITRFAGALNCRPGHAC; encoded by the exons ATGGGAGGACCTAAGCTGATAAATTTGTCTCTGTTTCTATTTTCCACTTTTTTGGCTATAATTCCAAGCCTAAATGGTCACATTGGTAACTTTGATGAAGTGTGGCGGAGGCGAGCCCAAGAAGCTGAAGAATGGGCCCTTAAGGCCTATGAGCCCGACCCGGTTAATGTCACCCTTGCTTTTGCCAAGCAAACTAGGGA GTCaatgaaggaattaaaggaagtGAACAAGCTATCAACGAATGAAACAAGGAGGGAATTAAGAGGTTTTCACAAGATATACGCTGGGCCTTGTTTAGTCACCAATCCCATTGATAGGTGCTGGAGATGCCAAGGTAATTGGGCCGACAATCGTAAAAGATTAGCAGATTGTGCAATGGGCTTCGGTAAAGGGACCACCGGCGGCAAAGCCGGCCAATTCTACGTCGTCACCGACTCTTCCGACGACAGCAGCAACCCTAAGCCGGGAACCCTACGTCACGCTGTCATTCAAAAGGAGCCATTGTGGATCATTTTTGCAAAAAGCATGACCATTAGATTACATCAGGAGCTCATAATGCAAAGCGATAAGACCATTGATGGTCGTGGTGTTAACGTTCATATTGCATATGGCGCAG GTATCACCTTACAGTACGTGAAGAACGTGATCATCCATGGTCTCCACATTCACGACATTGTCGTAGGCAATGGTGGCATGGTCATAAGCGCGGTGGACCATGTCGGAATAAGGACACAAAGCGATGGAGATGGTATTTCCATATTTGGTTCATCCAATATTTGGATTGATCATGTGTCAATGTGGCGTTGTAGTGATGGGCTTATTGATGCTGTGGAGGGATCAACTGCTATTACCATATCAAATGGACATTTCACTGATCATAATGAGGTGATGCTTTTTGGTGCAAGTGACAGTTCTTCAATAGATCAAAGGATGCAAATTACTGTAGCTTTCAATCATTTTGGAAAGAGATTGGTACAGAGAATGCCAAGGTGCAGATGGGGTTTTATTCATGTTGTTAACAATGACTACACTCATTGGAATATGTATGCTATTGGTGGTAGCCAACATCCCACTATTATTAGCCAGGGCAATCGTTTTATTGCTCCTCCTGACATGTTCAAGAAGGAG ATAACAAAGAGGGATTATGCCCCAGAATCAGTGTGGAAACAGTGGACATGGAGATCACAAGGTGATCTATTCATGAATGGAGCATTCTTTGTTGAATCTGGAGATCCAGATTGGACCAAGAAACACCAGAACCTTTTTGATGGTATATCATCAGCCCCAGGGGAACAAGTCACTTGGATTACGAGATTTGCAGGGGCTCTCAATTGCAGGCCAGGACATGCTTGTTAA
- the LOC107761723 gene encoding FACT complex subunit SSRP1: MTDGHQFNNISLGGRGGTNPGQLKVQSGGILWKKQGGGKAVEVDKEDIVGLTWMKVPRTNQLGVRIKDGLYYKFTGFRDQDVASLTTYFQNTCGISPEEKQLSVSGKNWGEVDLNGNMLAFLVGSKQAFEISLADVSQTQLQGKNDVMLEFHVDDTTGANEKDSLMEISFHIPNSNTQFVGDENRPPAQVFRDKIMSMADVGAGGEEAVVTFDGIAILTPRGRYNVELHLSFLRLQGQANDFKIQYSSVVRIFLLPKHNQPHTLVVITLDPPIRKGQTLYLHIVLQFETDNVIDLSLALSEDLLNTKYKDRLLPGYKGLIHDIFTQILRGLSGAKVTKPGKFRSSQDGYAVKSSLKAEDGLLYPLEKSFFFLPKPPTLILHEEIDYVEFERHAAGTANMHYFDLLIRLKTEQEHLFRNIQRNEYHNLFDFISSKGLKIMNLNEARATEGVPVLPDEDDAVDPHLERIKNEAGGDDSDEEDEDFVLDKDDGGSPTDDSGGDESDASDSGGEKEKPAKKPKKEATVSKPSASRKKADDDGSKKKKQKKKKDPNAPKRAISAFMFFSQSERESVKKSFPGITFTETGKVLGERWNKLSAEEKEPYEAMAKADKKRYSEQISGYKNPQSTAMDSGNESESS, encoded by the exons ATGACGGACGGTCATCAGTTCAACAACATCTCTCTCGGTGGCCGTGGAGGCACT AATCCAGGGCAGCTCAAGGTTCAGTCGGGAGGTATACTATGGAAGAAACAAGGTGGTGGTAAGGCTGTGGAGGTGGACAAGGAAGACATAGTGGGCCTTACTTGGATGAAGGTTCCTCGAACTAATCAGCTGGGTGTACGGATCAAGGATGGTCTTTACTACAAATTTACTGGCTTCCGTGACCAG GATGTTGCGAGTTTGACCACCTATTTCCAGAATACTTGCGGAATATCTCCGGAGGAAAAGCAGCTATCAGTTAGTGGAAAAAATTGGGGAGAAGTTGATCTAAATG GGAATATGCTTGCTTTTCTTGTTGGTTCAAAACAAGCATTTGAGATATCATTAGCAGATGTTTCACAAACACAGCTTCAAGGAAAAAATGATGTCATGTTGGAGTTCCATGTAGATGATACAACTGGGGCTAATGAG AAAGACTCGCTGATGGAAATCAGCTTTCACATCCCTAATTCAAACACTCAGTTTGTTGGTGATGAAAACCGGCCTCCTGCTCAA GTTTTCCGGGACAAAATCATGTCGATGGCTGATGTTGGTGCCGGAGGTGAGGAAGCTGTTGTCACATTTGATGGCATTGCCATACTTACTCCAAG GGGCCGTTACAATGTTGAGCTTCATCTCTCATTCTTGCGCTTGCAAGGGCAAGCCAATGACTTTAAAATTCAATACAGCAGCGTAGTCCGTATTTTTTTGTTGCCAAAG CATAACCAACCTCACACTCTAGTAGTTATCACTCTTGATCCTCCGATTAGGAAGGGGCAAACTTTGTATCTGCACATTGTATTGCA GTTTGAGACAGACAATGTGATAGACCTTTCGCTGGCTTTGAGTGAAGATCTATTAAATACGAAATACAAAGATAGGCTGCTTCCGGGTTACAAG GGTCTTATCCATGACATCTTTACTCAAATTTTACGCGGCTTGTCTGGTGCCAAAGTCACTAAACCAGGGAAGTTCCGTAGCAGTCAAGATGGGTATGCGGTGAAGTCTTCATTGAAAGCTGAAGATGGACTTCTCTATCCTCTTGAAAAGAGTTTCTTCTTTTTACCTAAACCACCAACTCTTATACTGCATGAGGAG ATTGATTATGTGGAGTTTGAGAGGCACGCTGCGGGCACAGCCAACATGCATTACTTTGATCTTCTCATCAGACTGAAGACTGAACAAGAACATCTTTTCCGGAATATCCAGAGAAATGAGTACCACAATCTTTTTGATTTCATCAG TTCAAAGGGTCTGAAAATAATGAACCTTAATGAAGCTCGGGCTACAGAAGGTGTTCCTGTTTTGCCTGATGAAGATGATGCTGTTGATCCACATCTTGAGCGTATTAAGAATGAAGCCGGTGGAGATGATAGTGATGAAGAG GACGAAGATTTTGTCCTTGACAAGGATGATGGAGGGTCTCCTACTGATGATTCTGGAGGGGATGAATCTGATGCCAGTGATAGTGGTGGTGAAAAAGAG AAACCTGCAAAGAAGCCCAAAAAGGAGGCTACTGTTTCAAAGCCATCTGCAAGCAGGAAAAAGGCAGATGATGATGGatcgaagaagaagaaacagaaaaagaagaaggatccAAATGCTCCGAAGAGGGCAATTAGTGCTTTCATGTTCTTCTCACAGAGTGAAAGAGAG AGTGTGAAGAAAAGTTTTCCTGGAATCACCTTCACGGAGACTGGGAAGGTTCTTGGTGAAAGATGGAACAAGCTGTCAG CTGAGGAGAAAGAACCCTATGAGGCAATGGCTAAGGCAGATAAGAAGCGCTACAGCGAGCAGATCAGTGGTTACAAGAACCCCCAGTCGACCGCCATGGATTCAGGGAACGAGTCTGAGAGTTCGTAA
- the LOC142178871 gene encoding uncharacterized protein LOC142178871, translating to MQGVMFQDDFLVLPIGSCDVVLGIQWLSKLGDIQIKFEKLYMKFVYQGKQVALQGIQPSFKTVDAKAFNNITAYDAQIFMIRVGPASPTEEKRDNSLEERPVEVQALLEEYHELFQEPRQLLLSREVFDHHIPLKDDSLPVNSRPYRYSPLKKDVIEKMVSEMLQRGIIQYSASSYASPVVFVGKKDGS from the coding sequence ATGCAGGGTGTCATGTTTCAAGATGATTTTCTGGTGCTTCCCATAGGAAGTTGTGATGTGGTATTGGGCATTCAGTGGTTGAGCAAGTTGGGGGATATTCAAATCAAATTTGAGAAGTTGTATATGAAGTTTGTGTATCAAGGCAAGCAAGTTGCTCTACAGGGCATCCAGCCTTCCTTCAAAACTGTAGATGCAAAGGCCTTTAACAACATCACTGCTTATGATGCCCAGATTTTCATGATTAGGGTGGGCCCAGCATCACCTACTGAAGAGAAACGGGATAATAGTTTGGAGGAAAGACCAGTTGAAGTGCAAGCATTACTAGAAGAATATCATGAACTATTTCAGGAACCAAGGCAGTTACTACTTTCAAGGGAAGTATTTGACCATCATATTCCCTTAAAAGATGACAGTCTTCCTGTGAACTCAAGACCCTATAGATATTCTCCCCTTAAGAAGGATGTGATAGAGAAGATGGTGTCAGAGATGCTGCAACGAGGCATAATTCAGTATAGTGCCAGTTCTTATGCCTCTCCAGTAGTTTTTGTAGGGAAGAAGGATGGCTCTTGA